In one window of Romboutsia hominis DNA:
- a CDS encoding nitroreductase family protein, giving the protein MEIRKAWIEAVDKRISRRTFSDREISDSDILTLINLIDEINKESSLNIQFIKNGDEGLNGFKASYGLISGAKSYIGLVGNSKNLNYKQKIGYYGEMIVLQAVAMGLSTCWIGGTYDKKECEKHIKFNDKEELVCIIAIGHSPKELSIKEKVVKSISKGKNSDIIIEKDEELPDWVLNGINLSKKSPSALNKKEIGYELKNKKVKAVIKEKNHNYEDVDLGISMLHFEIGAYEKGYKGNWHFENGSYLYY; this is encoded by the coding sequence ATGGAAATTAGAAAAGCTTGGATAGAGGCTGTAGACAAAAGAATATCTAGAAGAACTTTTAGTGATAGAGAAATAAGTGATAGTGATATATTAACATTAATTAATTTGATAGATGAAATAAATAAGGAATCTTCACTTAATATACAATTTATAAAAAATGGAGATGAAGGCTTAAATGGATTTAAGGCATCTTATGGACTTATAAGTGGTGCTAAATCTTATATAGGCTTAGTTGGAAATAGTAAAAATTTAAATTATAAGCAAAAAATAGGATATTATGGAGAAATGATAGTACTTCAAGCTGTAGCTATGGGACTTTCAACATGTTGGATTGGGGGAACATATGATAAAAAAGAATGTGAAAAACATATTAAATTTAATGATAAAGAAGAGCTAGTGTGTATAATAGCTATAGGTCATTCACCTAAAGAACTTTCTATAAAAGAGAAAGTTGTAAAATCTATAAGCAAAGGAAAAAATTCTGATATTATAATAGAAAAAGATGAAGAATTACCGGATTGGGTTTTAAATGGTATAAATCTTTCTAAAAAATCTCCAAGTGCTTTAAATAAAAAAGAAATAGGATATGAACTAAAAAATAAAAAAGTAAAAGCAGTAATAAAAGAAAAAAATCATAACTATGAAGATGTGGATTTAGGAATATCAATGCTTCATTTTGAAATAGGAGCATATGAAAAAGGCTATAAGGGAAATTGGCACTTTGAAAATGGAAGTTATTTATACTATTAA
- a CDS encoding cation:proton antiporter has translation MIILISLVIIGILANISGKLVEKVKLPSLIGMMVLGMVIGPSIFNLVPKETLEVSSGIKDIALVTVLFIGGLGINVSQIKQIGRPAVLLSIIPATLEGFTIAFLCTIFLDFTFIQGAILGFIIAAVSPAVLIPAMVSLIERKLGQDKAIPQMLLVGASCDDTVAITLFTTFLTLYTKSSIGESVSIFNQIMIIPLTIIISLVLSFIIFKISKLIISKVDNKNIKVIIAFSTCIGMRFIEKNLHVEVFNSLLAVMVYGFLIRNYMKDISKEILDTMNRLWKIGKLYLFTFVGIAINPTLVGKYFIVGVIILTISLSVRSIGVFISLIGTNLTIKEKVFCMIAYLPKATVQSAKASIPLEMGVAGGDIMQAIAILSVLITAPIGAIGINMTCDKILHKGDNKDFFEDINIKEKNIQTI, from the coding sequence ATGATTATATTAATTAGTTTGGTAATAATAGGGATATTAGCAAATATAAGTGGAAAACTAGTAGAAAAGGTAAAGCTACCATCTTTAATAGGAATGATGGTATTAGGGATGGTGATAGGTCCATCTATATTTAATTTAGTTCCAAAAGAAACACTAGAAGTATCTTCAGGTATAAAAGATATAGCATTAGTTACAGTATTATTTATAGGTGGGCTTGGGATAAATGTATCTCAAATAAAGCAAATAGGAAGACCAGCAGTACTACTTAGTATAATACCAGCAACACTAGAAGGATTTACAATAGCATTTTTGTGTACTATATTTTTAGATTTTACTTTTATACAAGGAGCTATACTTGGATTTATAATAGCAGCAGTAAGCCCTGCTGTACTTATTCCAGCTATGGTATCACTAATTGAGAGAAAGTTAGGCCAAGATAAAGCTATACCACAGATGTTACTTGTTGGAGCAAGCTGTGATGATACAGTTGCTATAACATTATTTACTACATTTTTAACACTATACACTAAAAGTTCTATAGGAGAAAGTGTATCTATATTTAATCAAATTATGATAATACCTCTTACTATAATAATAAGCTTAGTATTAAGTTTTATAATATTTAAAATAAGTAAGCTTATAATATCTAAAGTTGATAATAAAAATATAAAAGTAATAATAGCATTTTCAACATGTATAGGTATGAGATTTATAGAAAAAAACTTACATGTAGAGGTATTTAACTCACTACTTGCTGTTATGGTATACGGATTTTTAATAAGAAACTATATGAAAGACATTTCTAAAGAAATCTTAGATACAATGAATAGACTTTGGAAAATAGGAAAGCTTTATTTATTTACATTTGTGGGAATAGCTATAAATCCTACATTAGTAGGAAAATATTTTATAGTAGGAGTTATAATACTTACAATATCATTAAGTGTTCGTTCAATAGGAGTATTTATATCCTTAATAGGAACTAATTTAACAATAAAAGAAAAAGTATTTTGTATGATAGCATATCTTCCAAAAGCAACTGTTCAATCAGCAAAGGCCTCTATACCTTTAGAAATGGGAGTTGCAGGTGGTGATATTATGCAAGCTATTGCTATTTTAAGTGTACTTATAACTGCACCAATAGGAGCTATAGGTATAAATATGACTTGCGATAAAATACTTCATAAAGGTGATAATAAAGATTTTTTTGAGGACATAAATATAAAAGAAAAAAATATACAAACTATATAA
- a CDS encoding thioredoxin family protein: MIEMTIKELFDVGVSFESAVGEGTKSERARIPKNYARINLPKEIESKIMNIDLELNFLISGEIWCPDFQINTTILKKFCDLNPNFNISVITMARGKKFLPPILNIDKENFKGPTIVVLDKNFNIIGYFEERPKAVKDVKNFDDIKLDYYKGKYILDSVNDLLDIICNI, translated from the coding sequence ATGATTGAAATGACTATAAAGGAACTTTTTGATGTAGGAGTAAGTTTTGAAAGTGCTGTAGGGGAAGGTACTAAATCAGAAAGAGCTAGAATACCGAAAAATTATGCTAGAATAAATTTACCTAAAGAAATTGAATCAAAAATAATGAATATTGATTTAGAATTAAATTTTTTGATCTCAGGAGAAATATGGTGTCCTGATTTTCAAATAAATACAACAATACTTAAAAAGTTTTGTGATTTAAATCCAAACTTTAATATATCTGTTATAACTATGGCTCGTGGTAAAAAATTTTTACCTCCTATATTAAATATTGATAAAGAAAATTTTAAAGGTCCTACTATAGTGGTTTTAGATAAAAATTTTAATATTATAGGATACTTTGAAGAAAGACCAAAAGCTGTTAAAGATGTAAAAAACTTTGATGATATAAAACTTGATTACTATAAAGGAAAATATATACTAGATAGCGTTAATGATTTGCTTGATATAATATGTAATATATAA
- the gltS gene encoding sodium/glutamate symporter, producing MAYLLAILVLFRGCFFIIIELNILQTLILAIFMLLIGSIVKEKVSVLDRFCIPSPVIGGLLFCILNLLLKFFNICTITMDTSLMSFFISFFFTIVGLSFSFSLIKKGGKDLFKYWILCGILSFCQNLLAVVLAKFTGIHPLLGLMCGTISMEGGHGYAASFGFTIESLGVANASSVGIASATFGLIFAGLLGGPVGKFLIEKNNLKYNNINTSLIKTYTKNISLTRNSSTLNSTSFLEQILVVFLCINIGELISNIIYTSTNILIPTISVCIFIAVIFRNSNDKFKILNLDFDILNLLSDISLGIFLTMALMSIDLFKLSSLFGPIIIIVVSQAIFIVLFAIFVVYKVLGKNLDAAIMVSGLIGHGLGATPNALANMSSVCQIYGESKKAFLIVPLVAAFLLDVFTMPCILFFINIFS from the coding sequence ATGGCTTATCTTTTAGCTATATTAGTACTATTTAGGGGGTGTTTTTTTATTATTATAGAATTAAATATTTTACAAACGTTAATATTAGCTATTTTTATGCTTTTAATTGGTAGTATTGTTAAAGAAAAGGTAAGTGTGTTAGATAGATTTTGTATCCCTTCTCCTGTTATTGGGGGACTTTTATTTTGTATATTAAACTTACTTTTAAAATTCTTTAATATATGCACTATAACTATGGATACTAGTTTGATGAGTTTTTTTATTTCTTTTTTCTTTACTATAGTTGGTCTTTCTTTTAGCTTTTCATTAATAAAAAAAGGAGGCAAGGACTTATTTAAATATTGGATACTCTGTGGTATATTATCATTTTGTCAAAACCTACTAGCAGTAGTTTTAGCTAAATTTACTGGTATACACCCCTTACTTGGCCTTATGTGTGGGACTATATCAATGGAAGGTGGACATGGATATGCTGCATCATTTGGCTTTACTATAGAATCTCTAGGAGTAGCTAATGCATCTAGTGTTGGAATAGCATCAGCTACCTTTGGTCTAATATTTGCAGGGCTTTTAGGTGGACCTGTCGGAAAATTTCTTATAGAAAAAAATAACCTAAAATATAATAATATTAATACTTCTTTAATAAAAACATACACAAAAAACATATCCTTAACTAGAAATTCTTCTACTTTAAATTCTACTTCATTCTTAGAACAAATTTTAGTTGTTTTTCTTTGTATAAATATTGGTGAACTTATTTCTAATATAATATATACATCTACTAATATATTAATCCCTACTATAAGTGTATGCATATTTATTGCCGTAATATTTAGAAACTCTAATGATAAATTTAAAATTTTAAATCTTGATTTTGATATTTTAAATTTACTTAGTGATATTTCCTTGGGAATATTTTTGACCATGGCACTTATGAGTATTGATTTATTTAAGCTATCTAGTTTATTTGGCCCTATAATAATTATTGTTGTATCTCAAGCAATTTTTATAGTGTTATTTGCAATATTTGTAGTATATAAAGTTTTAGGTAAAAATTTAGATGCTGCTATTATGGTAAGTGGGCTTATAGGACATGGGCTTGGTGCTACTCCAAATGCATTAGCTAATATGAGTTCTGTATGTCAAATATATGGTGAATCAAAAAAAGCATTTTTAATAGTTCCTTTAGTTGCTGCATTCTTACTTGATGTATTTACTATGCCTTGTATATTATTTTTTATAAATATCTTTTCTTAA
- a CDS encoding DUF1540 domain-containing protein, translated as METNLLCLEKECAFNKSGSCYASHIKVEGYDAYITPETYCDTFRDSSSFSLSNYGGNISLTSTQNISCSADNCKYNISGGCSASFVQINPQNANCETFITK; from the coding sequence ATGGAAACTAATTTACTATGTCTAGAAAAAGAATGTGCTTTCAATAAATCTGGTAGCTGCTATGCTTCTCATATAAAAGTAGAAGGATATGATGCTTACATAACACCTGAAACTTATTGTGATACATTTAGAGACTCTTCTTCTTTTAGTTTGTCAAATTATGGTGGAAATATATCCTTAACAAGTACTCAAAATATTTCATGCAGTGCTGATAACTGCAAATATAATATAAGTGGTGGATGTAGTGCTTCTTTTGTTCAGATAAATCCACAAAATGCTAACTGCGAAACTTTTATTACAAAATAA
- a CDS encoding cation:proton antiporter: protein MENTLEAIATNRLLLIFAAIAITGIVLGKVSEIIKVPDVILYLIAGIIIGPAVLNLISIESFPIENNLILTFGSAFILYEGGREVKLKVLNKVKISVGMLATIGVLISTVVVGVFAGKIFNIEIMTALLMGAVIASTDPAALIPVFKQVTIKNKIKQTVVSESAFNDAVGAIIVSTLLGIITSGEFSLGKSAGELLISALGGVVVGVAVGYIFSLLISDKKWGIFHSYAPIMSVLKVALAYEVATLLHGSGYMAVFIAGLIAGNKKIFGLWVPEHDFHSEHLFRESVGALCRMAIFVVLGTQVDLTSLSAYWKESLIVVLVLMFIARPLVVLICTAFDKEAKWKFKERLFMMWVRETGVIPAALSGIIVSMKLPGYEIISSVVFMTILVTLIVQASTTKLVAKKLGVLEEVEELKQVA from the coding sequence ATGGAAAATACATTAGAAGCAATTGCAACTAATAGATTGTTACTAATATTTGCTGCAATTGCAATAACAGGTATTGTACTTGGAAAAGTGAGTGAAATAATAAAAGTACCTGATGTTATATTATACTTAATAGCAGGGATAATAATAGGACCAGCAGTCTTAAACCTAATTAGTATAGAATCTTTTCCTATTGAAAATAATTTAATACTTACATTTGGATCTGCATTTATATTATATGAAGGTGGTAGAGAAGTTAAATTAAAAGTACTTAACAAGGTCAAGATAAGTGTAGGAATGCTTGCAACTATTGGAGTCTTAATATCTACTGTAGTTGTAGGAGTATTTGCAGGAAAAATATTTAATATAGAAATTATGACAGCTCTTTTAATGGGAGCAGTTATAGCATCAACAGACCCAGCAGCACTTATACCAGTATTTAAACAAGTTACTATAAAAAATAAAATAAAGCAAACTGTAGTTAGTGAATCAGCATTCAATGATGCTGTAGGGGCTATAATTGTTTCAACATTACTTGGAATAATAACTAGTGGAGAATTTTCTCTTGGTAAAAGTGCAGGTGAATTATTAATATCTGCATTAGGTGGAGTTGTTGTTGGTGTGGCAGTTGGGTATATATTCTCATTATTAATATCAGATAAAAAATGGGGAATATTCCATTCATATGCACCAATAATGTCAGTACTTAAAGTTGCATTAGCTTATGAAGTAGCTACATTATTACATGGTAGTGGATATATGGCAGTATTTATAGCAGGTCTTATAGCAGGAAATAAAAAAATATTTGGACTTTGGGTACCAGAACATGACTTCCATTCAGAGCACTTATTTAGAGAGAGTGTAGGAGCATTATGTCGTATGGCGATATTTGTAGTCCTAGGAACACAAGTTGATTTAACATCACTCTCTGCTTATTGGAAGGAATCTTTAATAGTTGTATTAGTATTAATGTTTATAGCAAGACCGCTTGTAGTTTTAATATGTACAGCATTTGATAAAGAGGCTAAATGGAAATTTAAAGAAAGATTATTTATGATGTGGGTTAGAGAAACAGGAGTAATACCAGCAGCATTATCAGGGATAATAGTATCAATGAAACTTCCTGGATACGAAATAATATCTTCAGTAGTATTTATGACAATACTTGTAACTCTTATAGTTCAAGCAAGTACAACAAAACTAGTAGCTAAGAAACTAGGGGTACTAGAAGAAGTTGAAGAATTAAAACAAGTAGCATAA
- a CDS encoding MarR family winged helix-turn-helix transcriptional regulator has product MEIELVNKYKMEINKDFRKYAENALKDYDFAISNLRYLLLIERRSGISLNEIAIELNIDKAMVTRGIKKLVELGYVNKEQDKIDTRVYRLTLSKKGEEALGSLSGIFKEWFDKVTHDFDEEEKDIYMKLIKKVYENRVYK; this is encoded by the coding sequence GTGGAAATTGAGTTAGTAAATAAGTATAAAATGGAAATAAATAAAGATTTTAGAAAGTATGCAGAAAATGCGTTAAAAGATTATGATTTTGCTATATCAAATTTAAGATACTTACTTTTAATAGAAAGACGTAGTGGAATAAGTTTAAATGAAATAGCTATAGAACTTAATATAGATAAGGCTATGGTAACAAGAGGAATAAAAAAACTTGTAGAACTTGGCTATGTAAATAAAGAACAAGATAAAATAGATACTAGAGTATATAGGCTGACACTAAGTAAAAAAGGTGAGGAAGCTTTAGGTTCATTAAGTGGTATATTTAAAGAATGGTTTGATAAAGTAACTCATGATTTTGATGAAGAAGAAAAAGATATATATATGAAATTAATTAAAAAAGTATATGAAAATAGAGTATATAAATAA
- a CDS encoding GntP family permease — translation MQITTFGAIFGLFTAIILIIKKFQPVYSLMLGALVGGLIGGCHLSQTVEYMINGAKDISPSILRVLASGVLAGCLIKTGSVNKISEEIIKLLGTDKAILGIAISTMVLAGVGVNLDVAIITVAPIGMYIGNKLSYSKISILLALAGGGKAGNIISPNPNTLAVSENFNITLLNVMASNIVPAICGIFITVILTKLIIDKGSKFEQSNILQEKKEMPTLFRSLIGPLVSIWLLFLGNISSVSIDPLIALPLGGIVCVIATGNIKKLNNYLAYGVSQMQGVCILLIGTGTLAGIIQMSNLQNSTITVLEVLSVPQFLLAPISGMLMSLATASSTAGATIASSTFKEAIISSGFSALNGASIVNAGSSAFEQLPHGSLFHTSAKSVNMGIKERFTLLPYEIMVGFSMTVVSTLINIMFFK, via the coding sequence ATGCAGATAACAACTTTTGGGGCAATATTTGGACTTTTTACAGCTATAATTCTTATAATTAAGAAATTTCAACCTGTGTATAGTTTAATGTTAGGAGCTTTAGTTGGTGGATTGATTGGAGGTTGTCATTTATCACAAACTGTAGAGTATATGATAAATGGAGCAAAAGATATATCACCATCTATATTAAGAGTTTTAGCATCAGGAGTATTAGCAGGATGTTTGATAAAAACAGGATCAGTAAATAAGATATCTGAAGAAATAATTAAGTTATTAGGAACAGATAAAGCCATTTTAGGAATAGCTATATCAACTATGGTTTTAGCAGGAGTTGGGGTTAACTTAGATGTAGCTATTATAACTGTTGCACCTATAGGTATGTACATAGGAAATAAGTTATCTTATTCTAAAATATCTATACTTTTAGCTTTAGCTGGAGGAGGAAAGGCTGGAAATATAATATCACCAAATCCAAACACTTTAGCAGTATCAGAAAATTTTAATATAACTTTATTAAATGTAATGGCATCAAATATAGTGCCTGCTATATGTGGAATATTTATAACTGTAATATTAACTAAGTTGATTATAGATAAAGGTAGCAAGTTTGAACAAAGTAATATATTACAAGAAAAAAAGGAAATGCCTACTTTATTTAGATCTTTGATAGGGCCTTTAGTATCTATATGGTTATTATTTCTAGGTAATATATCTAGTGTTTCCATAGATCCATTAATAGCACTACCTTTAGGAGGAATAGTTTGTGTAATTGCAACAGGAAATATTAAAAAGTTAAATAACTATTTAGCCTATGGAGTTAGCCAAATGCAAGGAGTATGTATATTATTAATAGGAACAGGAACACTTGCAGGTATTATACAAATGTCTAATCTTCAAAATAGTACAATAACTGTACTTGAAGTATTAAGCGTACCACAATTTTTATTAGCACCAATATCTGGGATGCTAATGTCTTTAGCAACGGCATCATCAACAGCAGGAGCAACTATAGCATCATCAACTTTTAAAGAAGCTATAATAAGTTCAGGATTTTCAGCTTTAAATGGAGCAAGCATTGTAAATGCAGGTTCTAGTGCTTTTGAGCAGTTACCTCATGGATCATTATTTCATACAAGTGCAAAGAGTGTAAATATGGGTATAAAAGAGAGATTTACATTACTTCCTTATGAGATTATGGTAGGGTTTAGTATGACAGTAGTATCGACTTTAATAAATATTATGTTTTTTAAATAA
- a CDS encoding helix-turn-helix domain-containing protein, with product MNDLNIGIKICEIRKKQDLSIRDLAKLAGVTPSLLSQIERGLANPSVNSLKSIASALNVPLFTFFMSEVDKRNLIVRKDNRKKVILPGNNDVVYEVLSPEINDNFEFAIMNLSPNTSSCTNFIEHKGYEIAYILSGEANLYIDEDKFTLYEGDSVKVPIGSRHRWENITNNDTKVIFAVIL from the coding sequence ATGAATGATTTAAATATTGGTATTAAAATCTGTGAAATAAGAAAAAAACAAGATTTAAGCATAAGAGACTTAGCTAAACTAGCAGGTGTTACACCATCTTTACTAAGCCAAATAGAAAGAGGGCTTGCTAATCCATCAGTTAATTCATTAAAATCTATAGCCTCTGCTTTAAATGTTCCACTATTTACTTTCTTTATGTCTGAAGTTGATAAAAGAAATTTAATAGTCAGAAAAGATAATAGAAAAAAAGTTATTCTTCCTGGAAATAATGATGTAGTCTATGAAGTATTATCTCCAGAAATTAATGATAATTTTGAATTTGCTATAATGAACCTATCTCCTAACACTAGCTCTTGTACTAATTTTATAGAACATAAAGGATATGAGATAGCTTATATATTAAGTGGTGAAGCTAACCTATACATAGATGAAGATAAATTTACTTTATATGAAGGTGATAGCGTTAAAGTTCCTATTGGTTCTAGACATCGTTGGGAAAATATAACAAATAATGATACTAAAGTAATATTTGCCGTTATATTATAA
- a CDS encoding biotin transporter BioY has translation MKLSTKELVICSIFASLTAILAQISIPIPFTTVPLTMQMFSVMICGILLGPRLGFLSQVIYLSLGLIGIPVFSQMGGGIGVLVGPTGGFLISFPIVSYIVGYFFEKYKNNILLLLSMLIALFISYIIGTFQFSLIAGVSFFKGLLTCVVPFLIVDFIKVGLAYILGKCIRKRINFKNI, from the coding sequence ATGAAATTATCAACTAAAGAATTAGTTATATGTTCTATATTTGCAAGTTTAACAGCTATACTTGCTCAAATATCAATACCAATACCTTTTACAACTGTACCACTTACTATGCAGATGTTTTCTGTTATGATTTGTGGAATATTACTTGGTCCTAGGTTAGGTTTTTTATCTCAAGTTATATATTTAAGCCTTGGACTAATAGGTATACCTGTATTTTCTCAAATGGGTGGAGGAATAGGTGTATTAGTTGGACCTACAGGAGGTTTCTTAATATCATTTCCTATAGTTTCATATATTGTTGGATATTTTTTTGAAAAATATAAAAATAATATATTACTTTTACTTTCAATGTTAATAGCACTTTTTATAAGCTATATAATAGGTACTTTTCAATTTAGCTTAATAGCAGGAGTAAGTTTTTTTAAAGGTCTACTAACTTGTGTAGTACCATTTTTAATTGTAGATTTTATAAAAGTAGGATTAGCGTATATACTTGGAAAATGTATAAGAAAAAGGATAAACTTTAAAAATATATAA
- a CDS encoding SH3 domain-containing protein, whose amino-acid sequence MLDRKVAVAVCATTVGLAMGTTGAFADGKTGTVTVSTLNIRSGPSTSYSIVTKVHQGDKLEILESSNGWHKVKLSNGKIGWGSGNYISVSGSSSNNSSNQVTGKMGTITTAALNIRSGASTSHSIVTKAYQGDKVKILDSSNGWHKVQLSNGKSGWGHGGYISLSDSNAGSGNNANNGGETSTPVTGKTGTITTAALNIRSGPSTSYGIITKVYEGNKVEILEKSSNGWYKVKLSNGKIGWGSGSYISLSDSSAGSGNNANNGGEISTPVTGKKGTITTAALNIRSGPSTSYGVITKAYQGDRVDILESSNGWYKVKLSNGKVGWGSSSYISLSNSNTGSGSNSSSDNGQTSQSKVQKVLSTAMAQLGKPYVWGAEGPNSFDCSGLTYYVYKQVGITLPRVSTAQYSVGRSVSWNNLQPGDLMFSSTDGSGRITHVGIYIGNGQMIHAPKPGDVVQKTSINNSYWKNAHVGAKRVL is encoded by the coding sequence ATGTTAGATAGAAAAGTGGCAGTAGCAGTTTGTGCTACTACAGTAGGACTAGCTATGGGGACTACAGGTGCGTTTGCAGATGGAAAAACAGGAACTGTAACAGTTAGTACATTAAATATAAGAAGTGGACCTAGTACAAGTTACTCAATAGTAACAAAAGTTCATCAAGGAGATAAACTTGAAATATTAGAAAGCTCAAATGGATGGCATAAAGTAAAACTATCAAATGGAAAAATAGGATGGGGAAGTGGAAACTATATAAGTGTATCTGGATCTAGCAGTAACAATAGTTCAAACCAAGTTACAGGAAAGATGGGTACAATAACAACTGCAGCTTTAAATATAAGAAGCGGTGCATCTACATCTCACTCTATAGTAACTAAAGCTTATCAAGGAGACAAAGTAAAGATATTAGATAGCTCAAATGGATGGCATAAAGTGCAACTTTCAAATGGAAAATCAGGATGGGGTCATGGTGGATACATAAGCCTATCTGATTCAAATGCAGGTTCAGGAAATAATGCAAATAACGGTGGAGAAACTTCTACACCTGTTACAGGAAAAACAGGAACAATAACAACAGCAGCTTTAAATATAAGAAGTGGCCCAAGTACTAGCTATGGTATAATAACTAAGGTATACGAAGGAAATAAGGTAGAAATATTAGAAAAAAGTTCAAATGGATGGTACAAAGTAAAATTATCAAATGGAAAAATAGGATGGGGAAGTGGAAGCTATATAAGCTTATCTGACTCAAGTGCAGGTTCAGGAAATAATGCAAATAATGGTGGAGAAATTTCTACACCTGTTACAGGTAAAAAAGGAACAATAACAACAGCAGCTTTAAATATAAGAAGTGGCCCAAGCACTAGCTATGGCGTAATAACTAAAGCTTATCAAGGTGATAGAGTAGATATATTAGAAAGCTCAAATGGATGGTATAAAGTAAAATTATCAAATGGAAAAGTAGGATGGGGAAGTTCAAGCTATATAAGCTTATCTAACTCAAATACAGGTTCAGGAAGTAATAGTAGTTCAGACAATGGACAAACATCTCAAAGCAAAGTACAAAAGGTATTAAGCACAGCTATGGCACAACTAGGAAAGCCATATGTATGGGGAGCAGAAGGACCTAATAGCTTTGACTGTTCAGGATTAACTTACTATGTATATAAGCAAGTTGGAATAACATTACCTAGAGTTTCAACAGCTCAATATAGTGTAGGGAGATCTGTAAGTTGGAATAACTTACAACCAGGAGACTTAATGTTCTCTAGTACTGATGGAAGTGGAAGAATAACTCATGTTGGTATATATATAGGTAATGGACAAATGATACATGCTCCAAAACCAGGAGATGTAGTTCAAAAGACTAGTATAAACAATAGTTACTGGAAAAATGCTCACGTAGGAGCTAAGAGAGTTTTATAA
- a CDS encoding lysophospholipid acyltransferase family protein, whose product MFNYIKFAIYQLIGFLGTLPKLLKYKNNPDKYTSNEQFDVLKSHALKSLKLVDIDVNILGKEKIPNEPVLFVVNHSSMLDSFILISSVDRPIGCVIADEPIWRNIPILKDWTKLIKCVYINRKNNREGIKSIIQASKNITLGHSMAVFPEGDLTWVKEPNSLVSTFRSGALKIAYKANCPIVPLVIKNSQGIYDGYEPIGKIHSKSIEVEFLDPIYKHIDNTKLKSSILADHIKNKMEDKMLEFNYKEEKSMA is encoded by the coding sequence TTGTTTAATTATATAAAATTTGCAATTTATCAGTTAATTGGCTTTCTAGGAACTTTACCTAAATTGCTTAAATATAAAAATAATCCTGATAAATATACATCAAATGAACAATTTGATGTATTAAAATCACATGCTCTAAAATCACTAAAGTTAGTTGATATAGATGTAAATATTTTAGGAAAAGAAAAAATCCCTAATGAGCCAGTTTTATTTGTTGTAAATCATTCTAGTATGTTAGATAGTTTTATACTAATTTCTAGTGTGGATAGACCTATCGGGTGTGTTATAGCAGATGAGCCTATTTGGAGAAATATTCCTATTTTAAAAGATTGGACTAAACTTATAAAATGTGTATACATAAATAGAAAAAATAATAGAGAAGGCATAAAAAGTATTATACAAGCATCTAAAAATATAACCTTAGGACACAGTATGGCAGTATTCCCAGAGGGTGATTTAACTTGGGTAAAAGAACCTAATTCTTTAGTATCAACTTTTAGAAGTGGTGCTTTAAAAATAGCTTATAAGGCAAATTGTCCTATAGTTCCTTTAGTTATAAAAAACTCTCAAGGTATTTATGATGGCTATGAACCTATCGGTAAAATTCACTCAAAATCTATAGAGGTTGAATTTTTAGACCCTATATACAAACATATAGATAATACTAAGTTAAAATCTAGTATATTAGCTGACCATATAAAAAATAAAATGGAAGATAAAATGTTAGAGTTTAACTATAAAGAAGAAAAGAGTATGGCTTAA